In Trueperella pecoris, the DNA window TGATCCGCAGGAGATGGAGAGCGGCATGGATGACACGGAGTGTAGCTTTTACCGGTGCTTGAATGACAACAGGTCCGGCAAGATTTGCCGTCGGAGTTCCATAGATGTATAGGAGACGGCCCCAGATCCACGTTTGTCGAGCCTGGGAGGCCAGTTCGCGGTCATCCGTAGCAAGGCGGTCGAGCGGGAAGATATCGACGCCAATTGGAACTTTGAATTTCCGCTTGGCCGCCACTTCCGGAATAAACTCGCTGCCACGAAGGCCCAGAAGCCCGAAGGTTTTGGGATAATCCGGGTTGTTCTTGTAGTCCAACAGGATGAAGTGATCCCCCAGCACTTGTGGTGCTTTTTCCAGTAGCACGTCGTAATCTTCCCGGGGCATGCACACATCGACGTCGTCGTCCCACGGGATAAAGCCTTGGTGGCGAATTGCGCCAATTGCAGAGCCTCCGTATACCACGTAGCGCAGTCCTAGCTCGGTGCAGACCCTATCGAATTCTGCCATGACATAGCGTCCGCATTTTTGGATTTGCTTCAGCGTGCGGGCGTCGATCACGCTATTTTCCATAAGATTCCCCTTCAGTGACAGTTGTTACCCGGCGTCTGCGAGTATTCGTCTAAGAGCGAATCGAGGTCACGAACAGCATGCCGATAATACGTTAAGGACCACTGATCCACATTGTCTCCCTCTGCCTGTTTAAGCAGGGCCCACACATACCAACACCAGCCCGCGAAAGCGACATAGGCCCGGAAATGCCGGCATTCCTGTGGCGACGGTTCGTGGCCAAGATAGACGGCCAGAACCGCATCGAAAGCCTCCAGTTCGAGTGTTGGGGAGCATACAATTAACGTCCCAAAATCGGAGGCTATGTCGGACATACCTGCGTATTCCCAGTCGATAAGGTCCATCTGCCCATCTTCGTGGACAAGCAGGTTGGGAGCGTGAAAGTCGTTATGGCTTGGGACACGCGGGAAACCCTCTGCATCGACGAGTGCCTTCAGCTCGACGATCCGGCCTTTCAGAGCCTCATAACTGGGCAGATGAATCTGGCCGTGTTCCCTCAAGAGCGCGTCGTATTCAAGGCCAGTTTGGACATAATCGAACTCTCTTTCGAAAACGATGTCGGATTCGTGAAGCTTCCGAATAAGTGCCATTGCCGTGGCAAGCTCGTCTTCGTTGGTCAGGTCAAGACTGCGCGCGTGTGGCACGTAATGCGAGATCTTCCATCCCTCTTCTGGATTGCCCGTAATGAAAGTGGAATCAAGTCCCAGCTCTTTAGCTGCCAGCGAGGCGGAGTGTTCTGCGTGACGGTCCACGATTTTCTGTGTTCCAGCCCCAGGGTGGCGGTAAATGTAGCACTTATCGGCGACTTTAAAGATGCACGATAGGTTTGTCAGCCCGGTCTTGACTGGCCGAAATTCTTGGATGTCAGTTTTGGGGCATTGCAAGGCTTCGCTGATATTGGTGAGGATCCGTGAATCTACATTCTCGATAAACTCTGGGTCAAAATCTTGAAGCTCGTCAAGGGAGTCGAATTCAAAAATGAAGCCATCAGGATACTTGCGCGCATACATCTTTAGCCTGCCTAGGTGGTCAAGGAAGATCGATTCCCACAGCTTTGTGCGGGTGGCAGGTTGGTCGTAG includes these proteins:
- a CDS encoding phosphotransferase; this encodes MSLTIEEFTLLRELHSAEKGKVPAQLSHGTDIRPHLVEATKVKLHNRGLVDSHGITEKGIEELEPYKVTNAVILAAGLSSRFAPISYERPKGTLRVRGEVLIERQIRQLHEVGIDDITVVVGYKKEHYFDLSEKFGVNIVVNEEYASRNNNGSIWRVRHKLTNTYICSSDNYFVENPFESHVYRAYYSAVYAAGPTKEWCLELDQVDRIVGCSIGGHDAWTMLGHVYVDKEFSQEFSQILDEVYDQPATRTKLWESIFLDHLGRLKMYARKYPDGFIFEFDSLDELQDFDPEFIENVDSRILTNISEALQCPKTDIQEFRPVKTGLTNLSCIFKVADKCYIYRHPGAGTQKIVDRHAEHSASLAAKELGLDSTFITGNPEEGWKISHYVPHARSLDLTNEDELATAMALIRKLHESDIVFEREFDYVQTGLEYDALLREHGQIHLPSYEALKGRIVELKALVDAEGFPRVPSHNDFHAPNLLVHEDGQMDLIDWEYAGMSDIASDFGTLIVCSPTLELEAFDAVLAVYLGHEPSPQECRHFRAYVAFAGWCWYVWALLKQAEGDNVDQWSLTYYRHAVRDLDSLLDEYSQTPGNNCH
- a CDS encoding LicD family protein — encoded protein: MENSVIDARTLKQIQKCGRYVMAEFDRVCTELGLRYVVYGGSAIGAIRHQGFIPWDDDVDVCMPREDYDVLLEKAPQVLGDHFILLDYKNNPDYPKTFGLLGLRGSEFIPEVAAKRKFKVPIGVDIFPLDRLATDDRELASQARQTWIWGRLLYIYGTPTANLAGPVVIQAPVKATLRVIHAALHLLRIKPNFLAKKWEQAARRCENSNGAYGDFSTRDPRRWSATEEELFPAKRMPFDDISVMAARQYDVVLTRHFGDYMAMPAQEDRVNHEAASVKFGPYFSIEP